In Desertibacillus haloalkaliphilus, a single genomic region encodes these proteins:
- a CDS encoding AbrB family transcriptional regulator, which yields MKRWVTTSALALLGGTIGFFSGFPLGALLGSLLVIAAVQLKTKQLPPLPKKIKRIIQMLLGGSIGLTFNEETFAALASVWTAALLIPLLQIMIAFLLAYFLKTTLKFDPLTAICSTAPAGMTEMIVLAEKYPISVPTVVTIHLYRLLLIVTVTPFILYYFFN from the coding sequence TTGAAACGATGGGTCACAACTAGCGCACTTGCATTACTCGGCGGAACGATCGGTTTTTTTAGCGGTTTTCCACTTGGTGCATTACTAGGATCCCTTCTTGTGATTGCAGCCGTACAGTTAAAAACGAAGCAATTACCACCGCTACCAAAAAAAATAAAACGAATCATCCAGATGCTGCTTGGCGGCAGTATCGGTTTGACATTTAATGAGGAAACGTTTGCGGCTTTAGCATCGGTTTGGACTGCGGCACTATTGATCCCACTTTTGCAAATCATGATCGCCTTTTTACTTGCTTACTTTTTAAAGACAACTCTTAAATTTGATCCGTTAACAGCGATTTGTAGTACCGCACCCGCTGGAATGACGGAAATGATTGTCTTAGCTGAAAAGTATCCGATTTCGGTTCCAACCGTTGTCACGATCCACCTATATCGTCTGCTCTTAATTGTTACCGTGACACCATTTATTTTGTACTACTTTTTCAACTAA
- a CDS encoding ABC transporter ATP-binding protein: MLNLNHVSLTFNEGTLDEKKALQQIDLSLASGDFITVIGSNGAGKSTLMNVISGALTPDVGEVIIDDKDVTHLPEYKRSELIGRVFQDPMAGTAPTMTIEENLAMAYARNKRRTLKVGVTKKRRDLFREYLQTLNLGLEDRLTAKVGLLSGGERQALSLLMATFTEPKILLLDEHTAALDPSRAELITTLTGEIVEEFKLTTLMVTHNMQQALDLGNRLIMMDKGQVIFDVAGAQKQQLTIEKLLQEFQRIRGTQIANDKAVLG; encoded by the coding sequence TTGCTAAATCTTAATCATGTGAGTCTAACGTTTAATGAAGGAACACTTGATGAAAAAAAGGCACTGCAGCAGATTGATTTATCGCTTGCTTCAGGCGATTTTATTACAGTGATTGGGAGTAATGGTGCAGGAAAATCAACGTTGATGAACGTGATATCAGGTGCACTGACACCGGATGTCGGTGAAGTGATTATCGATGATAAAGATGTCACTCATTTACCGGAATATAAACGTTCTGAGCTGATTGGGCGCGTCTTTCAAGATCCTATGGCAGGAACTGCACCAACGATGACAATCGAAGAGAACCTTGCGATGGCGTATGCAAGGAATAAACGCCGAACGTTGAAGGTGGGGGTAACGAAAAAGCGCCGTGATCTCTTTCGAGAGTATCTGCAAACGTTAAATTTAGGGTTGGAGGATCGATTAACTGCAAAGGTAGGATTGCTATCTGGTGGTGAACGTCAAGCGTTATCATTATTAATGGCAACATTTACTGAACCTAAAATCTTATTACTTGATGAACATACGGCGGCGCTAGATCCGTCACGTGCTGAATTGATTACGACGTTAACAGGAGAGATCGTTGAGGAATTTAAGTTAACGACGTTAATGGTGACCCATAATATGCAGCAAGCCCTTGACTTAGGAAACCGCTTGATTATGATGGATAAAGGTCAGGTGATTTTCGATGTCGCTGGTGCTCAAAAGCAACAATTAACGATTGAAAAGCTACTTCAAGAGTTTCAAAGAATTCGAGGAACACAGATTGCAAATGATAAGGCTGTACTAGGATAG
- a CDS encoding B12-binding domain-containing radical SAM protein → MKVIATTLNAKYIHTCLALRCLKAYAEPDLPVEIVEYTIKDPAMNVVSDLYSKDPDVIGFSCYIWNIEETIEIVKMLKKVKPEVKIVLGGPEVSYDVKDWLERIPEADYIVVGEGEETFKQLLEELNSEEKLHMVFGLGYRKNGDAVVNPPRPKLDLNQIPSPYRFQEDRAALNKRVTYFETSRGCPFSCQFCLSSIEVGVRYFDIERVKDDLLYLINSGAKLIKFVDRTFNIKRDYALEIFQFLIDNHGGAVFQFEITADIMRPEVLDFLNEHAPPGIFRFEIGVQSTNDETNDLVMRRQNFEKLKRTVALVKEGGKIDQHLDLIAGLPEEDYHSFRKTFNDVFALRPEELQLGFLKMLRGTGLRLRAEDHGYVYMDHSPYEILGNNVLPFSDIIRIKRVEDVLEKYWNDHRMDHTIEFLVEHEFDSAFDFFQAFGDYWDEKGWSRIGHQLEDLFRRLHQFLTDRNETKHLETIIGLLTYDYFHNHKHKPRTSWTTFALTKEEQSNYLKVLASHPEFVSSEFQALGLSEKDLHKHTMIDVLPFDIHHYLVTDEIKPAETLLIAYYHPKELQLYPFSCKLSSLLTHIKNER, encoded by the coding sequence TTGAAAGTAATTGCAACGACATTAAACGCAAAATATATTCATACATGCCTAGCATTACGCTGCTTAAAAGCCTATGCAGAACCTGATTTACCTGTTGAGATTGTTGAATATACAATTAAAGATCCAGCTATGAATGTCGTATCCGATTTATATAGCAAAGATCCAGATGTCATTGGCTTCTCATGTTACATTTGGAACATAGAAGAAACAATCGAAATTGTAAAAATGCTAAAAAAAGTAAAGCCAGAGGTAAAAATCGTCCTTGGTGGTCCTGAAGTCTCTTATGATGTTAAGGATTGGCTTGAACGTATTCCTGAAGCTGATTATATCGTTGTCGGTGAAGGCGAAGAAACGTTTAAACAGTTACTTGAAGAATTAAATAGTGAAGAGAAGCTACATATGGTATTTGGTCTTGGGTATCGCAAGAATGGTGACGCTGTTGTAAACCCACCTCGCCCAAAACTAGATTTAAACCAGATTCCTTCACCATACCGTTTCCAAGAAGACAGAGCAGCTCTTAACAAGCGAGTGACCTATTTTGAGACAAGTCGCGGCTGTCCATTTAGCTGTCAATTTTGCCTATCATCCATTGAAGTTGGGGTTCGCTACTTTGATATTGAACGTGTCAAAGATGATTTACTCTATCTAATCAACAGCGGAGCAAAATTAATTAAGTTCGTGGATCGTACCTTCAACATCAAACGAGATTATGCACTGGAGATTTTTCAGTTTTTAATCGATAACCATGGCGGTGCTGTCTTCCAATTTGAAATTACAGCCGATATTATGCGTCCTGAAGTCTTAGATTTCTTAAATGAACATGCACCACCAGGCATTTTCCGTTTTGAAATTGGGGTCCAATCAACCAATGATGAAACGAACGATCTTGTGATGCGAAGACAAAACTTCGAAAAGCTAAAACGCACAGTCGCCCTCGTCAAAGAAGGAGGTAAAATTGATCAACACCTTGATTTGATTGCAGGGTTGCCGGAAGAAGATTATCACTCGTTTCGTAAAACCTTTAACGATGTTTTCGCCCTCCGCCCTGAGGAATTACAGCTTGGCTTTTTGAAAATGCTGCGCGGTACAGGTTTACGTTTGCGTGCTGAGGACCACGGTTACGTTTACATGGATCATTCACCTTATGAAATACTCGGTAACAATGTTCTTCCGTTCTCGGACATCATTCGTATCAAACGTGTCGAGGATGTTCTTGAGAAGTACTGGAACGACCATCGCATGGATCATACCATCGAATTTTTAGTTGAACATGAATTTGATTCAGCATTTGATTTCTTCCAAGCCTTTGGAGACTATTGGGACGAAAAAGGCTGGTCTCGCATTGGTCACCAACTAGAAGATCTCTTCAGACGCTTGCATCAGTTTTTGACGGATCGAAACGAAACAAAGCACCTAGAAACCATTATTGGGTTGCTTACCTATGATTATTTTCATAATCATAAGCATAAGCCAAGAACGTCTTGGACGACGTTTGCATTAACGAAAGAAGAGCAATCCAACTATTTAAAAGTGTTAGCAAGCCATCCAGAGTTTGTATCTAGCGAGTTTCAAGCCCTTGGTCTTTCCGAAAAAGACCTTCATAAACATACGATGATTGATGTTCTTCCATTTGACATCCACCATTATTTAGTAACAGACGAAATCAAACCAGCTGAAACTCTACTGATTGCCTATTATCACCCGAAAGAGTTACAATTGTATCCGTTTAGCTGCAAGCTATCTTCACTTTTAACACATATCAAAAATGAAAGGTAG
- a CDS encoding GNAT family N-acetyltransferase, with product MSLPKRVQIKHDHTIHLREATTPDAKQLLDLSIAVASEGDTLIGTTRDFQFTVDQQVEMIHFHKDQPKHIMIVAEVDQEIVGVLNCYSEAAERMAHIGRFGMIVKKGWRDVGVGKQLLDALLTWAKQEPQLEKICLEVIATNERAINLYRAFNFFEEGKLTRQVKYHDSEYADLLLMATLT from the coding sequence ATGAGTTTACCTAAGCGCGTGCAAATCAAGCATGACCACACCATTCATTTACGCGAAGCTACTACACCCGATGCTAAACAGCTTCTTGACTTAAGCATTGCCGTTGCTTCCGAGGGCGACACATTGATTGGTACCACGAGAGACTTTCAATTCACTGTCGACCAACAAGTTGAAATGATCCATTTTCATAAGGATCAACCAAAACATATAATGATTGTTGCTGAAGTCGATCAGGAAATTGTCGGTGTCCTCAATTGTTACAGCGAAGCTGCCGAGCGAATGGCACATATCGGTAGATTCGGTATGATTGTCAAAAAAGGCTGGCGAGATGTCGGGGTTGGCAAACAACTGCTTGATGCCTTACTAACATGGGCAAAACAAGAGCCTCAGCTCGAAAAGATTTGTCTTGAAGTGATTGCAACTAACGAACGAGCGATTAACCTCTATAGAGCGTTCAACTTTTTTGAGGAAGGTAAACTAACAAGGCAAGTGAAGTATCATGACAGCGAGTATGCTGACTTACTATTAATGGCAACCTTAACATAA
- a CDS encoding NADPH-dependent oxidoreductase, translating into MNEVIRTLTNHRSIRTFTDKQVQEQDIDAIVKAAQAAPSWVNGQQVTIISVTDEQKKQKLSELVGHQASVAQAPLFFVFCADFYRTSIASDIENEPLHAVCDIDSLLVGATDVGLALGNAIAASESLGLGIVPIGGIRRNALEVIELLELPNYVIPISGLCIGYPNEDPGQKPRFPKEAILHEEVYNTADTKQQVIDYDQTMSMYTRERTNGESDDGWTKRIAGFYNKQYYKDVPAMLRKQGYDIKNL; encoded by the coding sequence ATGAATGAGGTTATTCGTACATTAACAAATCACAGATCGATACGTACTTTTACTGATAAACAAGTCCAAGAACAGGATATCGATGCGATCGTAAAAGCAGCTCAAGCTGCACCTTCCTGGGTCAATGGACAGCAAGTAACAATTATTTCAGTCACCGATGAACAAAAGAAGCAAAAGCTCTCAGAGCTTGTTGGTCATCAGGCAAGTGTCGCTCAAGCACCACTATTCTTTGTTTTCTGTGCTGATTTTTACCGAACAAGTATCGCTTCAGACATTGAAAATGAACCACTTCATGCCGTTTGCGACATTGACTCTTTACTTGTCGGTGCAACAGATGTAGGTCTCGCTCTAGGCAATGCAATCGCAGCGTCAGAATCTCTTGGATTAGGTATTGTACCGATTGGTGGTATTCGCAGAAACGCATTAGAAGTCATTGAATTATTAGAGCTACCAAACTATGTAATCCCAATTTCTGGACTATGTATCGGTTATCCGAACGAAGATCCAGGTCAAAAACCACGCTTTCCAAAAGAAGCGATTCTCCATGAAGAAGTTTACAATACGGCCGATACAAAACAGCAAGTGATCGACTATGATCAGACAATGTCGATGTACACACGTGAACGCACCAATGGTGAAAGCGATGATGGCTGGACGAAACGAATCGCTGGATTTTACAATAAGCAGTACTATAAAGATGTTCCAGCAATGTTAAGAAAACAAGGCTATGATATCAAAAATTTATAA
- a CDS encoding zinc-dependent alcohol dehydrogenase: protein MKAVTYQGIKDVQVKEVPDAKLIKEDDILVSVTSTAICGSDLHLVHGMMPNFPEGYIIGHEPMGIVEEVGPAVTKVKKGDRVVVPFNIACGQCYFCTHELESQCDNANLHGQAGAYFGYSGTFGGYPGGQAELLRVPYGNFVPFVVPEDCELEDESLLFLSDIIPTAYWGVEQAEIKNGDTVIVLGCGPVGLFAQKFAWLKGAKRVIAVDYVQYRLEHAKRTNHVEVFDFTKIDDFGTYLKEITKGGADAVIDCVGMDGKKTAVEMIESAVGLQGGAMGAIQTASQAVRKGGIVSILGVYGTRYNMFPLGDFFSRNITLKMGQAPVIHFMPELYEMIKREQFDPTDIITHKLPLSEAQRGYDIFDEKHDDCIKVILKP from the coding sequence ATGAAGGCAGTAACGTATCAAGGTATTAAAGATGTACAAGTTAAAGAGGTTCCTGATGCAAAGTTAATTAAAGAAGACGATATTCTCGTGTCAGTTACAAGTACAGCGATCTGTGGGTCAGACCTTCATTTAGTTCACGGAATGATGCCCAACTTTCCTGAAGGCTATATTATCGGTCATGAACCGATGGGGATCGTTGAGGAAGTAGGTCCAGCAGTGACAAAAGTCAAGAAAGGCGATCGCGTTGTCGTCCCTTTTAATATCGCTTGTGGTCAATGTTATTTTTGTACACACGAATTAGAAAGTCAATGTGATAATGCAAACCTTCATGGCCAAGCAGGGGCTTATTTTGGCTATTCAGGTACATTCGGTGGCTATCCAGGTGGACAAGCCGAGTTATTACGCGTTCCTTATGGCAATTTTGTTCCTTTTGTTGTACCAGAAGATTGTGAATTAGAAGATGAGAGTCTCCTTTTTTTATCAGACATTATTCCAACGGCGTATTGGGGCGTTGAACAAGCGGAAATCAAAAACGGCGATACAGTCATTGTCCTCGGCTGTGGACCTGTTGGCTTATTTGCGCAAAAGTTTGCGTGGTTAAAGGGTGCCAAACGCGTGATTGCCGTTGATTACGTTCAATATCGACTAGAACATGCGAAACGTACCAATCATGTCGAAGTGTTTGATTTTACGAAAATTGATGACTTTGGAACTTACTTAAAAGAAATTACCAAAGGCGGAGCCGATGCGGTCATTGATTGTGTTGGCATGGATGGTAAAAAAACAGCCGTTGAAATGATTGAATCAGCCGTTGGGCTTCAAGGTGGAGCGATGGGAGCAATACAAACGGCAAGCCAAGCAGTTCGTAAAGGTGGGATTGTCAGCATTTTAGGCGTTTATGGAACGAGATATAATATGTTTCCGTTAGGTGACTTCTTTTCCCGTAACATTACCTTAAAAATGGGACAAGCACCAGTTATTCATTTCATGCCAGAATTATACGAAATGATCAAGCGTGAGCAGTTTGATCCAACAGATATTATTACCCACAAACTCCCACTCTCAGAAGCACAACGAGGCTATGATATTTTTGACGAGAAACATGATGACTGTATAAAAGTGATCTTAAAACCGTAG
- a CDS encoding carbon-nitrogen family hydrolase — protein sequence MKLKLALLQMDISFGNPAENFTKAQQMIKNASKQQPDVIVLPELWTTGYDLTRLDQIADHKGEKTKRVFSELAKQYNVNIVAGSIANQTNEGTLNTTFAFNRKGEIIGEYSKVHLFRLMDEEKYLIAGDDKGSFTIEGIPAASVICYDIRFPEWIRRHVLDGAKLMFVTAEWPKARVDHWRTLLVSRAIENQTYVIACNRVGSDPNNQFAGHSMIIDPWGEIISEGNENEMIVYGEISSDDVTSIRNRIPVFEDRRPQLY from the coding sequence ATGAAGCTAAAACTAGCACTCTTACAAATGGATATTTCTTTTGGGAATCCTGCTGAAAATTTCACAAAAGCACAACAAATGATTAAAAACGCCAGTAAACAGCAACCAGATGTTATCGTTCTCCCAGAGTTATGGACAACAGGATATGATTTAACTCGCCTAGATCAAATTGCTGACCACAAAGGAGAAAAGACAAAACGTGTATTTTCCGAACTTGCCAAGCAATACAACGTGAATATTGTCGCTGGTTCAATAGCTAATCAAACAAACGAAGGTACGTTAAATACGACTTTTGCCTTTAACCGTAAGGGAGAAATCATTGGTGAGTACAGTAAAGTTCATCTGTTTCGACTTATGGATGAAGAAAAATACTTAATTGCGGGGGATGACAAAGGAAGTTTTACGATCGAGGGGATTCCAGCAGCTTCTGTCATTTGTTATGACATTCGCTTCCCTGAATGGATTCGCCGACATGTCCTTGATGGAGCGAAGCTTATGTTCGTTACAGCGGAATGGCCAAAGGCACGTGTTGATCACTGGCGTACCCTTTTGGTTAGCCGAGCGATTGAAAATCAAACTTATGTGATCGCTTGTAACCGTGTTGGAAGTGATCCTAACAACCAATTTGCCGGCCATTCAATGATCATCGATCCTTGGGGTGAGATCATTTCTGAAGGCAATGAAAACGAAATGATTGTTTATGGTGAGATTTCTAGTGATGATGTGACTTCTATCCGCAACCGCATCCCAGTATTTGAAGATCGCCGTCCTCAGCTATACTAA
- a CDS encoding ABC transporter substrate-binding protein, with product MKKGLRTLFGSAVISALALTACGTSDETAQNDGDSEAPPQETEEMYTVGATQIVEHPSLDAAYEGFKTALADNGFVEGENITYNFQSAQNDQNNTGTIANNFVADQVDLIFANSTPSALGALNATDEIPIIFTSVTDAVSAGLVGSMDEPGENITGVVDLHPESIEKSVAFLDTYFPDSAVGLIYNSGEANSIVQIDLVEEAMEDSSLEPVTVSVSTSAEVQQAAESLIGRADVFYVVTDNTVVSALESVVGLAEDQQIPLVVGEFDSVRRGGFMAYGFEYFDIGYESGEMAAKILSGEQTAGDIPAQYPQSLRLMMNETALEEQGIEWNDEWDELVEELVE from the coding sequence ATGAAAAAAGGATTACGTACTCTTTTTGGGTCAGCTGTTATTAGTGCGCTAGCACTAACAGCATGTGGAACGAGCGATGAAACCGCTCAAAATGATGGAGACAGCGAGGCACCACCGCAGGAAACAGAAGAAATGTATACAGTCGGGGCGACACAAATTGTCGAACACCCATCACTAGATGCTGCTTATGAAGGTTTTAAAACAGCTCTAGCTGACAATGGCTTTGTTGAAGGCGAGAATATTACCTATAATTTCCAATCAGCACAAAACGATCAAAATAATACAGGAACAATTGCGAATAACTTTGTTGCTGATCAAGTCGATTTAATCTTTGCAAATTCAACGCCGAGTGCGTTAGGGGCGTTAAATGCAACAGATGAGATTCCAATTATCTTTACGTCTGTAACTGATGCTGTTTCTGCAGGATTAGTAGGGTCAATGGACGAGCCGGGAGAGAATATTACCGGAGTTGTTGACCTTCATCCTGAATCGATTGAGAAGTCAGTCGCATTTTTAGATACTTATTTTCCTGACTCAGCTGTCGGTTTGATTTATAACTCAGGTGAAGCGAATTCTATTGTACAAATTGATTTAGTTGAAGAAGCGATGGAAGACAGTAGTTTAGAACCGGTAACCGTAAGTGTATCAACTTCAGCTGAAGTACAACAAGCCGCTGAATCGTTAATTGGAAGAGCAGACGTTTTTTATGTCGTCACAGATAATACGGTTGTTTCAGCGCTAGAATCTGTGGTTGGTCTTGCTGAAGATCAACAAATACCGTTGGTCGTTGGTGAGTTTGATTCTGTTCGACGTGGTGGCTTCATGGCCTATGGATTTGAATATTTTGATATTGGCTATGAATCAGGTGAAATGGCTGCCAAAATCTTGAGTGGGGAACAAACAGCTGGAGACATTCCAGCCCAATATCCACAAAGCTTACGTCTAATGATGAATGAAACAGCTCTAGAGGAACAAGGGATTGAGTGGAACGATGAATGGGATGAGTTAGTAGAGGAACTTGTAGAATAG
- a CDS encoding glycoside hydrolase domain-containing protein, with product MPPYRWGIDSAAAADMNLFECVVDNFGYPDYWGRYLTTVPGVSEGLSEEEIRFLRGSGVRIMPIYNVFRQSVIYARGKEDARRAIRNARRLGIRQGTVIFANVEHFFNVDAGWIQGWVDEMYPSGYKPGFYHDPVRGQFSDAYCQAIEESDRVRTQSILWSAEPEPGVTTRANKPEFNPATPPCEANVWAWQYGRDADECPIDTNLIDQRLFDDLW from the coding sequence ATGCCACCTTACAGATGGGGAATTGATTCTGCCGCAGCTGCTGATATGAACCTATTTGAATGTGTTGTTGATAATTTTGGTTACCCTGATTATTGGGGACGATACTTAACGACGGTTCCGGGTGTTAGTGAGGGTCTGAGTGAAGAGGAGATCCGCTTCCTTCGCGGTAGTGGTGTACGAATTATGCCGATTTACAATGTCTTTCGCCAGTCCGTCATATACGCTCGAGGAAAGGAAGATGCGAGGCGAGCAATACGAAATGCACGGCGTCTTGGCATTCGCCAAGGAACAGTGATCTTTGCCAACGTTGAACACTTTTTTAATGTTGACGCCGGATGGATTCAAGGTTGGGTCGATGAAATGTACCCGAGTGGTTATAAACCTGGATTTTACCACGATCCGGTTAGAGGTCAATTTAGCGATGCGTATTGCCAAGCGATTGAAGAAAGTGACCGCGTACGTACACAATCGATTTTGTGGAGTGCTGAACCCGAGCCTGGTGTAACAACTCGAGCAAACAAACCTGAATTTAATCCTGCGACACCGCCATGTGAAGCGAATGTTTGGGCATGGCAATATGGACGTGACGCTGACGAGTGCCCAATCGATACGAATTTGATTGACCAACGTCTATTTGATGACTTATGGTAA
- a CDS encoding ABC transporter permease, with protein sequence MFISIFGSFEAGIIYALMALGVYLSFRILDFPDLTVDGSFVTGAGVAAIMIINGFSPLVATVTAIIAGFIAGCLTGILHTKGKINPLLSGILMMIALYSINLRIMGQSNLPLLNQDTIFTKVTEVWQALGIDQFFNSIATAIGLSQTPRTWAILFFVLVIVLMIKFLTDYFLKTEVGLAIRATGDNKRMIRSFSANTDSLTIVGLGISNGFVALSGALIAQHGGFADIGMGIGMIIIGLASVIIGEALFGTKTIARTTLAVIGGAIIYRIVVTLALRVDFLETGDMKLITAIIVVAALVTPKIIEARREKKRRVKKRAALKQLDADGEEKHVAKS encoded by the coding sequence ATGTTTATATCAATCTTTGGTTCATTTGAAGCTGGGATCATCTACGCACTAATGGCTTTAGGAGTCTACCTCTCCTTTCGAATTCTTGATTTTCCAGACTTAACGGTGGATGGAAGTTTTGTGACGGGAGCAGGTGTAGCTGCGATCATGATCATTAATGGTTTCTCCCCGCTTGTTGCAACCGTCACTGCAATTATCGCTGGTTTTATTGCTGGTTGCTTGACAGGAATTTTGCATACGAAAGGGAAGATTAATCCATTGTTGTCTGGGATTTTAATGATGATTGCCTTGTATTCGATTAACCTACGAATCATGGGTCAATCGAACCTGCCATTGTTAAACCAAGACACGATATTTACGAAGGTTACCGAGGTTTGGCAAGCACTTGGGATCGATCAGTTTTTCAATTCGATTGCAACAGCTATCGGGCTTTCACAAACCCCGCGAACTTGGGCGATTCTTTTCTTTGTGTTAGTGATTGTGTTGATGATTAAGTTTTTAACTGACTATTTCTTAAAAACAGAGGTTGGTCTTGCGATTCGTGCTACTGGTGATAATAAGCGAATGATTCGTAGTTTTTCTGCCAATACCGATTCGTTGACGATTGTTGGTCTCGGTATTTCTAACGGATTTGTCGCGCTATCTGGTGCGTTAATCGCACAGCACGGCGGTTTTGCTGATATTGGTATGGGAATTGGTATGATTATTATCGGCCTTGCTTCGGTCATCATTGGTGAAGCCTTATTTGGAACGAAAACGATTGCGAGAACAACGTTAGCAGTCATTGGCGGTGCGATTATTTATCGTATTGTTGTCACACTTGCACTGCGTGTTGACTTTTTAGAAACGGGTGATATGAAGTTAATTACGGCTATCATTGTCGTTGCAGCACTCGTAACGCCAAAGATCATAGAAGCTAGAAGAGAAAAGAAACGGCGAGTTAAAAAACGGGCCGCGTTAAAACAATTGGATGCCGACGGGGAGGAGAAGCACGTTGCTAAATCTTAA
- a CDS encoding AbrB family transcriptional regulator — MDFFQFLLFIFLSIIGGYIGMWLRLPVGSIIGAMFAVGLAKTFMVLQLEQTVVISFFMQTTLGLMVGLNFLSLSLNELRKLSISLVAITGSVFVMTIGIGYVVATFTGLDTGLTILSAAPGGMIEMATIAKALSMHAPIVIMLHLTRVLSVMTIFPILLEFIYRRQNKHGGNQLETMGHN, encoded by the coding sequence ATGGACTTCTTTCAATTCCTATTATTTATTTTCTTATCCATCATTGGGGGTTATATCGGCATGTGGCTCAGACTCCCTGTAGGTTCAATTATCGGAGCGATGTTTGCGGTTGGACTTGCAAAAACATTTATGGTTCTACAGCTTGAACAAACCGTTGTCATATCTTTTTTTATGCAAACAACTCTTGGATTAATGGTCGGTTTAAATTTTTTGAGTTTATCACTTAATGAACTACGAAAATTAAGTATTAGCTTAGTGGCGATCACAGGTAGTGTTTTTGTGATGACAATTGGAATTGGCTATGTCGTTGCTACGTTCACCGGTCTTGATACCGGTCTAACGATTCTGTCTGCAGCACCAGGGGGTATGATTGAAATGGCAACAATTGCAAAAGCCTTATCAATGCACGCACCAATTGTGATTATGCTTCATTTAACTCGTGTATTGTCTGTGATGACGATTTTTCCAATTTTGCTCGAATTTATTTATAGACGACAAAACAAACATGGGGGAAATCAGCTTGAAACGATGGGTCACAACTAG